The nucleotide sequence CGGAGGGCAGCGTGTTGCTCCCCGGCACCGGGGGGACGCCGGTCGGGCGCGCGTCGAGGACGGGGCGGAAGTCGAGGCGTCCGATACGGGCGATCCCGTCCAGGATCTCGCGGCTCTCGCCCGGTGCCTCGACGGTGACGGTGTCGCCGGTGACGCGCACCGTGCCGTTCTCGACCTCGGCGAAGTCGAGCCGCGCGGCCAGGACTTCGCGCGTCTTGTCGAGGTCCTGGGGAGTCGCGGCACCGGCCGGGCGCAGGGTGATGGTCACGCGGCCCGCGTCATCGGGGCTCGGGCCGTCGTCGTCCGAGTCGCCGCAGGCGGCGGCGGTCAGCGCCGTGGTGAGGACGAGCGCGGCGACGCCGAACCTGGTGCGCCGGAGGCGGCCGTGCCCTGTGCGAAGAATGAGATCGTCCATGGCCTTCATGCTGGCACGTCCCGCACCCGGCGTACCGCCCTCCCCCGAGGCCCCACCGGGCGGGGCGGTACGCCGGTTCACCCGATCGGGGTCAGGGCAGCACCACCGTCTTGAGTTCGACCAGTTGGTCCAGGCCCTCCGGCCCGAGTTCGCGTCCGAGCCCGGACTGCTTGTAGCCGCCGAAGGGGGCCGCGAAGTCCATCGCCACCCACGAGTTGACGCTCACGGTGCCGGTGGCGATGCGCCGCGAGACCTCGGTCGCCGCCTCGACGTCGGCACTCCAGACCCCGCCGGACAGGCCGTACGGCGAGTCGTTGGCGATGGCCACCGCGTCGTCGACGTCGTCATACGCGATGATCGCGAGCACCGGCCCGAAGATCTCCTCCCGCGCGATGGTCATGTCGTTGGTGACGTCGGCGAAGACGGTCGGCTCCACGAACCAGCCCTTGTCGAGCCCTTCGGGCCGGCCGCCGCCGACGACGACGCGGGCCCCCTCGGCCTTGCCCTTCTCGATGTAGCCGAGCACCCGGTCGCGCTGCCGCTCGGAGGCCAGCGGCCCGATCGCGTTGCCCTTCTCCAGCGCGTCGCCGACGGTCATCGCGCCGACGTGCTCGGCGATCTTGGCGACGACCTCCTCGTAGCGCGAGCGCGGCGCCAGAATGCGGGTCTGGGCGACGCAGGCCTGGCCGTTGTTGTTGAACGAGCCGGGCAGCAGCCCGGGGACCGCGGTGTCCAGGTCGGCGTCCTCCAGCAGGATGCACGCCGACTTCCCGCCGAGTTCGAGGGTGACCGGGCGCAGTCGCTCGCCGCACAGCGACCCGATGCGGCGGCCGGCGGCGGTCGAGCCGGTGAACGACACCTTGTCGATGCCGGGGTGGACGACCAGCTTCTCGCTGACCTCGCGGTCGGCCGCGACGATGTTGATCACGCCGTCCGGTACGCCGGCCTCGATCGCCACCTCGGCCAGCAGGTACGCGTCGAGCGCGGTCTCGGGAGACGGCTTGAGCACGATCGTGCAGCCGGCCGCGAGGGCGGGGGCGAGTTTGAGGACGGCGACGAACAGCGGGACGTTCCACGGCACGATGCCGGCGACGACACCGACCGGCTCGCGGCGTACCAGCGTGCGGAAAATGGCGCCCTGGCGCTCCTCCTCGAACGGGTATTCCCGGACGAGTTTGGCGTAGTAGTCCAGGACCATCGTCGAGCTGAAGACCTGCACGCCGATCGAGTTCTCGATGGGGCAGCCGGTCTCCTGGGCGATGAGTTCGGCGAACTCCTGGAGCCGCGCGGTGATTCCGGCGGACAGCGCCGCGATGACGTCGCCGCGCTCGTCGGGGGTGGAGGAGGCCCAGGGCCCCGCGAACGCCTCGCGCGCGGCGGCCACCGCGCGGTCGACGTCCTCCTCGGTGCCCGCCGGGACCCGCCCGATGACCTCCTCGGTCGAGGCGTTGCGCACCTCGAACGTCTCGGTGCCGGCGGGCTCCACCCACGTGCCGCCGATGAAGATCTTGTCGTGAACACGCATCCGGAACTCCCGATCCCCTGTGTGCCCGGTGTCCTGTCTTCGGCCGTGCCGGGCTCCAGCCTCAGGCTATGTTTTTGACCTTGTCAAGGGTATGTTTTCTGGAACCTGTTCCAGTCGTTGTGCGGGAGCCACAGGGGGAGCCGTGGGCGCTGATCCGACGTTCAACCTCGCCGACCTTTTCGAGGCCGTGGCCGACGCGGTCCCCGACCGCACCGCGCTGATCGCCGGAGAAGCGCGGCTGACGTACCGCCAACTGGACGAACGCGCCGAACGGTTCGCCCACCACCTGCGCGCATCGGGAATCCGCCCGGGCGAGTTCGTCGGCATCCACGCGTGGAACCGGGCCGAGTGGATCGAGGCGATGATCGGCGCGCACAAGGCGCGGGCCGTCCCGATCAACATCAACTACCGCTACGTCACGGCGGAGTTGCGCTACCTGTACGAGAACGCGGAGATGGCGGCGCTCGTCGTCGAACGGGGATTCGTCCGCACGGTCGCCGAACTCGCGCCCGCGTTCCCGGGGTTGCGCCACATCGTCGTGCTGGAGGACGGCACCGACCCGTCCGCGCACGCACTCGACCGCGGGGTCCGGTACGAAGACGCGCTGGCCGCCGCCTCCCCGGCCCGCGACGCCGGCCCCCGCAGCCCGGACGACGTCTACGGCCTCTACACCGGCGGCACCACGGGCATGCCCAAGTGCGTGCTGTGGCGCAGCGAGGACATCTTCTTCGCGGCCCTGCAGGCCGGTCGCGCGGGACGTCCGCGCGTCACGTCCCCCGCCGAACTCGGGGCGGAGGCCGCGGCGTCGGACCCGCTCATCACGATGGGCCTCGCGCCGATGATGCACGGCGGCGGACAGTGGTCCATGTGGAACACGTTCTATATGGGGAACACCTACATCCTGTGGACCGGACGCCACTTCGACCCCGACGCCATCATGGCCCTCGTGGCACGGGAGCAAGCCCTCTCCCTCGCGGTCGTCGGCGACGGCATGGCCCGTCCGCTGGCCGACTGGTACGAGCGCAACCCGGGCAAGTACGACATCGGCTCCCTCAAGGCCGTCAGCAACGGCGGCGCCCCGATGAGCGCCGCCGTCCGACGGCAACTCGAAACCACCGCGGGGCTGTTCGTCCTCGACAGCTTCGGCGCGTCGGAAACCGGCGCGGCGGCACGGGAGGCCGGCGCCCCCGGCGGCGCCACCCGCTTCGCGTCCTCCGCCACGACCACGGTGCTCGACGCCGACCTGCGCCCGGTCGCGCCGGGCTCCGGGGAGGTCGGCCGCCTCGCGGTGACCGGGCACATCCCGCTCGGCTACCACGGCGACGCCGAGAAGACCCGCGCCACGTTCCCCGTCGACCGGGAAGGCCGCCGCTGGGTGCTGCCCGGCGACTTCGCCCGCATCGAGGAGGACGGCACCCTGACGCTGCTCGGCCGGGGCAGCGCGACCGTCAACACCGGCGGCGAGAAGGTGTTTCCCGACGAGGTCGAGGCCGCCCTCAAAGCGCACCCCGACGTGTTCGACGCCGTGGTGGTCGGCGTCCCCGACCCCCGTCTCGGGGAACGGGTCACCGCGCTGGTCGTCGCGCGCGACGGGACCACCCCCGATCCGGACGCGCTCGGCGCGCACGCCCGCACCCTGGTCGCGGGCTACAAGGTGCCCAAACGGATCCACCTCGTCGACACGATCGAACGCACCGCCGCCGGCAAGGTCGACCTCCGCGCAGCCAAAGCCCACGCGGAACGCCTCTCCGCGGGCCGGTGACACCAACGCCGAACACCCGTCGACCGGCCGTGAACCAACGCCGCCGCCCACCCCACCACCCACCCGACGCCCCCGACCACCCGGATCGCGGCGAGCACAGCGCCGACGATGCCCAGACGGGTCCGGTGAACGGCGCGCGCAACGCGCCCGCGAGCCTTGTCCGCGGGCGGCACCCGGGAACCGCGTGCCCCTTCCGCGCCGGGCCGCTCGCCGCGGCAACGCGTGATGGGGAACAGCGCGGTCCCGCACGGCGGGGGCTGCGTGGTCCCGGTACCGCGCACCGACCGACGCCGGAACCGCGCCCTCATGCCGCGCCTCGCCGCTCACGGCCGCCGCGGCACCGAGCCCGTGCTCCCGCGCCGACCCCGCGCGGGCGCGGCTTCCGCCTCCGCGCCCCCGCGCGCGGCTTCAGCCGTGTGTCCCCGCCCTACAACAGCAGTTCGCCCACCGTGTGGATCGCGAGTCCCACCAGTGCGCCCACCACCGTGCCGTTGATCCGGATGAACTGGAGGTCCCGTCCCACGTGCAGTTCGAC is from Yinghuangia sp. ASG 101 and encodes:
- a CDS encoding acyl-CoA synthetase, producing MGADPTFNLADLFEAVADAVPDRTALIAGEARLTYRQLDERAERFAHHLRASGIRPGEFVGIHAWNRAEWIEAMIGAHKARAVPININYRYVTAELRYLYENAEMAALVVERGFVRTVAELAPAFPGLRHIVVLEDGTDPSAHALDRGVRYEDALAAASPARDAGPRSPDDVYGLYTGGTTGMPKCVLWRSEDIFFAALQAGRAGRPRVTSPAELGAEAAASDPLITMGLAPMMHGGGQWSMWNTFYMGNTYILWTGRHFDPDAIMALVAREQALSLAVVGDGMARPLADWYERNPGKYDIGSLKAVSNGGAPMSAAVRRQLETTAGLFVLDSFGASETGAAAREAGAPGGATRFASSATTTVLDADLRPVAPGSGEVGRLAVTGHIPLGYHGDAEKTRATFPVDREGRRWVLPGDFARIEEDGTLTLLGRGSATVNTGGEKVFPDEVEAALKAHPDVFDAVVVGVPDPRLGERVTALVVARDGTTPDPDALGAHARTLVAGYKVPKRIHLVDTIERTAAGKVDLRAAKAHAERLSAGR
- a CDS encoding aldehyde dehydrogenase, which translates into the protein MRVHDKIFIGGTWVEPAGTETFEVRNASTEEVIGRVPAGTEEDVDRAVAAAREAFAGPWASSTPDERGDVIAALSAGITARLQEFAELIAQETGCPIENSIGVQVFSSTMVLDYYAKLVREYPFEEERQGAIFRTLVRREPVGVVAGIVPWNVPLFVAVLKLAPALAAGCTIVLKPSPETALDAYLLAEVAIEAGVPDGVINIVAADREVSEKLVVHPGIDKVSFTGSTAAGRRIGSLCGERLRPVTLELGGKSACILLEDADLDTAVPGLLPGSFNNNGQACVAQTRILAPRSRYEEVVAKIAEHVGAMTVGDALEKGNAIGPLASERQRDRVLGYIEKGKAEGARVVVGGGRPEGLDKGWFVEPTVFADVTNDMTIAREEIFGPVLAIIAYDDVDDAVAIANDSPYGLSGGVWSADVEAATEVSRRIATGTVSVNSWVAMDFAAPFGGYKQSGLGRELGPEGLDQLVELKTVVLP